A window of Cryptomeria japonica chromosome 3, Sugi_1.0, whole genome shotgun sequence contains these coding sequences:
- the LOC131027341 gene encoding pectinesterase inhibitor 9, producing MDSTTVFALFILAAILTSTAAVKPQGGDFITSSCKITRYPDVCVSSLRSYAASLEAKHSQSELVKAAVIVSLANARNTSAWAVTLSKSSKSLSKIERSALKDCVENFGDTKDQISQSLAELKHLKRGTFKFQMSNMQTWMSAALTNEDSCLNGFQAARNGRVKMLVQGRVQNASKLISNALALVNNLASTAGYRKLL from the coding sequence ATGGACTCCACCACTGTATTTGCCCTCTTCATCCTCGCTGCAATCCTCACGTCCACCGCCGCTGTGAAACCCCAAGGCGGCGACTTCATTACATCCTCTTGCAAGATCACTCGCTATCCTGACGTCTGCGTGTCGTCTCTGAGATCTTACGCAGCCTCTCTGGAGGCCAAGCATAGCCAGAGCGAGCTCGTGAAGGCCGCCGTCATTGTTAGCCTCGCCAATGCCCGAAATACCTCGGCCTGGGCCGTTACTCTGTCCAAAAGTAGCAAGAGCCTCAGCAAAATAGAGCGCTCGGCGCTCAAGGACTGCGTGGAGAATTTCGGTGATACTAAAGATCAGATCAGCCAGTCACTGGCCGAGCTGAAGCATCTGAAGCGCGGAACTTTCAAGTTTCAGATGAGCAATATGCAGACTTGGATGAGCGCCGCGCTGACGAATGAGGACAGCTGCCTTAATGGCTTCCAGGCTGCTCGTAATGGAAGGGTTAAAATGCTTGTCCAGGGGCGGGTGCAGAACGCTTCTAAGTTGATCAGCAATGCGCTTGCCTTGGTCAATAATCTTGCTTCCACTGCAGGATATCGAAAGCTTCTGTAA